Genomic window (Nitrososphaerota archaeon):
AGAAGCAGCAGAATACTGGAGAACCCTGAAAACAGACCAAGGAGCCGTATTCGATAAGAGCGTAAAGATAGACGCCTCACCTATAGCGCCTCAAGTCACTTGGGGCACTACACCAGCGATGGTCACCGACGTCACTGGAGTCGTCCCTCATCCAGATGAGTTCGAAGACCCGATAGAGAGGAAAGCAGTTGAGAGGGCGCTCCAATACATGGGGCTTGAACCTGGCACACCTATAACTGAGATCAAGATTGACCGAGTATTTATAGGCTCCTGCACAAACGCTAGGCTTAGCGACTTGGAAGCAGCCGCAAAGATCGTCAAAGGTAGAAAGGTCGCACCTGGTGTTAGAGCTATGGTTGTACCTGGCTCGCAGACGGTGAAGCGCGAAGCTGAGGAAAGAGGGCTGGCTAAGATCTTTAAGGAAGCTGGATTTGAGTGGCGTGAATCGGGTTGCAGCATGTGCCTAGGCATGAATCAAGACATCTTAGCACCTGGAGAAAGATGCGCAAGCACCTCAAACAGAAACTTCGAAGGAAGACAGGGGGCAGGCGGCAGAACTCACCTAGTAAGCCCGATTATGGCTGCGGCTGCTGCGATAGCTGGTAGGTTCGTTGATGTAAGAGAGTGGAGTTTCGAGTAGGGTGAGTTCAGATGCATCCTTTTAAGACCTTCACTGGTTTGGTTGTGCCGCTGGATAGAGATAATGTTGATACAGATCAGATCGTACCTAAGCAGTTCCTTAAGTTGATAGAGCGCAAAGGGTTCGGCAATTACCTCTTCTTTAACTGGAGGTTCGATGAGCGAGGCGAACCAAGACAAGACTTCATCCTGAACCAACCGAAGTATAAGAAAGCGTCTATACTCGTCAGCAGAGCGAACTTCGGCTGCGGCAGCTCGAGGGAGCATGCGGTCTGGGCTCTACTAGATTATGGCATAAAAGCGGTGATAGCGGAGAGCTTCGCCGACATCTTCTATAACAACGCATACAAGAATGGTCTCCTACTTATAACCTTAAAGCCCCACGAGGTTGACGAAATCATAAAAAAAGCGACCGAAAGCACCCTATACCTAACGATTAACCTAGAGGAGCAGAAAGTTTGGGAGCAGAACGGTGTAGAGTATCGATTCGAAATTCAAAAGTTCATAAAAGAGCGGCTTCTAGAAGGATTAGACGACATAGCAATCACCCTGAAACACGAATCCAAGATCATAGAGTACGAGACCAGAATGAAAGCTATGCG
Coding sequences:
- the leuC gene encoding 3-isopropylmalate dehydratase large subunit, with product RRVRRPDLTFATMDHNVPTTSRLLPVSDQLAALQMAALERNCAEFGITLFDLSSPYNGIVHVIGPELGLTLPGLTIVCGDSHTSTHGAFGSIAFGVGTSEVEHVLATQCIWVEKPKIMEVVIEGTLQRGVTAKDLALYIIKKIGTSGGTGYAIEYRGGTVEGLNMDERMTLCNLSIEAGARCGLIAPDEKTINYLKGRKYAPKNSAFEEAAEYWRTLKTDQGAVFDKSVKIDASPIAPQVTWGTTPAMVTDVTGVVPHPDEFEDPIERKAVERALQYMGLEPGTPITEIKIDRVFIGSCTNARLSDLEAAAKIVKGRKVAPGVRAMVVPGSQTVKREAEERGLAKIFKEAGFEWRESGCSMCLGMNQDILAPGERCASTSNRNFEGRQGAGGRTHLVSPIMAAAAAIAGRFVDVREWSFE
- the leuD gene encoding 3-isopropylmalate dehydratase small subunit yields the protein MHPFKTFTGLVVPLDRDNVDTDQIVPKQFLKLIERKGFGNYLFFNWRFDERGEPRQDFILNQPKYKKASILVSRANFGCGSSREHAVWALLDYGIKAVIAESFADIFYNNAYKNGLLLITLKPHEVDEIIKKATESTLYLTINLEEQKVWEQNGVEYRFEIQKFIKERLLEGLDDIAITLKHESKIIEYETRMKAMRPWAIPTKPAKKAAQSG